From Actinopolymorpha cephalotaxi, one genomic window encodes:
- a CDS encoding histidinol-phosphate transaminase: MTDPSTGPRLRKALRGIPSYKPGRPAAAATDRPTYKLSSNENPFPPLPALTEAAHEASRVMNRYPDLTCGRLVGALSDRLDVPPGHFATGTGSVALLYHLLQATCEPGDEVMYAWRSFEAYPIAAQVAGATRIEVPLTTGARHDLTAMAAAITDRTRVVIVCTPNNPTGPVVTHQELAEFCARVPSDVLIVVDEAYLQFVRDPEAADGLALYREYPNVCVLRTFSKAYCLANFRVGYAIAHDPVAEALRVCTPPFAVSSVAEEAALAALACENELLEQVEVLVKERTRVAEGLRALGYDVPVTEANFSWVPLGADTQAFARACEEGGVVVRPFGDEGCRVSVGEPAANDLFLELAGRWAARAR; the protein is encoded by the coding sequence ATGACCGACCCGTCGACCGGACCTCGCCTGCGCAAAGCCCTCCGGGGCATCCCGTCGTACAAGCCGGGCCGTCCGGCCGCGGCGGCCACCGACCGGCCGACGTACAAGCTGTCCAGCAACGAGAACCCGTTCCCGCCGCTGCCCGCCCTCACCGAGGCGGCGCACGAGGCCAGCCGGGTGATGAACCGCTACCCCGACCTCACCTGCGGCCGGCTGGTCGGCGCGCTGTCGGACCGGCTCGACGTCCCGCCCGGCCACTTCGCCACGGGTACCGGCTCGGTGGCGCTGCTCTACCACCTGCTCCAGGCGACCTGCGAGCCGGGCGACGAGGTGATGTACGCCTGGCGCTCGTTCGAGGCGTACCCGATCGCGGCGCAGGTCGCCGGCGCCACCCGGATCGAGGTGCCGCTGACCACCGGCGCACGGCACGACCTCACCGCGATGGCCGCCGCGATCACCGACCGGACCCGGGTCGTGATCGTCTGTACGCCGAACAACCCGACCGGCCCGGTGGTCACGCACCAGGAGCTGGCCGAGTTCTGCGCCCGGGTCCCGAGCGACGTGCTGATCGTGGTCGACGAGGCCTACCTGCAGTTCGTCCGCGACCCGGAGGCCGCCGACGGGCTGGCGCTGTACCGCGAGTACCCCAACGTCTGCGTGCTGCGGACGTTCTCCAAGGCGTACTGCCTGGCCAACTTCCGGGTCGGGTACGCGATCGCGCACGACCCGGTCGCCGAGGCGCTGCGGGTGTGTACCCCGCCGTTCGCAGTGTCCAGCGTCGCGGAGGAGGCGGCGCTGGCGGCGCTGGCCTGCGAGAACGAGCTGCTGGAACAGGTCGAGGTGCTGGTCAAGGAGCGCACCCGGGTGGCCGAGGGGCTGCGCGCGCTCGGCTACGACGTACCGGTGACCGAGGCCAACTTCAGCTGGGTCCCGCTCGGGGCCGACACGCAGGCGTTCGCCCGGGCGTGTGAGGAGGGCGGCGTCGTGGTCCGGCCGTTCGGTGACGAGGGGTGCCGGGTGAGCGTCGGCGAACCCGCCGCCAACGACCTCTTCCTGGAGCTCGCCGGACGCTGGGCCGCCAGAGCCCGCTGA
- a CDS encoding fructosamine kinase family protein produces MARQASIAQHVEELLGTSVVATNPVAGGDVCVATRARLGDGRSVFVKARPGAPDDFFPTEAAHLDWLASAGEDAAAIPAVLGVGQECLVLEWLEAGRPTPEAAEQLGQALARTHRSGAASFGGQADGYIGALPQPNEPAGTWSAFYARNRVEPYLRTAFNRGRLQADDANAICAVLDHLDDHAGPPEPPARIHGDLWSGNIVWALDGVPRLVDPAAHGGHRETDLAMLALFGTPHLDRLVAAYDEVFPLADGWRDRVALHQLHPLLTHAAAFGGGYGARAGQAARSLTAALATRGAETEA; encoded by the coding sequence ATGGCTCGGCAGGCAAGCATCGCTCAGCACGTCGAGGAACTCCTCGGCACCTCGGTCGTCGCGACCAACCCCGTGGCCGGCGGCGACGTCTGTGTCGCCACCCGCGCCCGGCTCGGCGACGGCCGCAGCGTCTTCGTGAAGGCTCGGCCGGGCGCCCCCGACGACTTCTTCCCCACCGAGGCAGCCCATCTGGACTGGCTGGCCTCCGCCGGGGAGGACGCGGCAGCGATCCCGGCCGTGCTCGGCGTCGGCCAGGAGTGCCTCGTCCTGGAGTGGCTGGAGGCCGGCCGGCCCACGCCGGAGGCAGCCGAACAACTCGGCCAGGCGCTCGCCCGCACCCACCGCAGCGGCGCCGCGTCGTTCGGCGGACAGGCGGACGGCTACATCGGCGCGCTGCCGCAGCCGAACGAACCGGCCGGCACCTGGTCCGCGTTCTACGCCCGCAACCGCGTCGAGCCGTACCTCCGTACCGCGTTCAACCGGGGCCGGCTGCAGGCCGACGACGCGAACGCGATCTGCGCGGTTCTGGACCACCTCGACGACCACGCCGGTCCGCCCGAGCCGCCGGCCCGGATCCACGGCGACCTGTGGTCGGGCAACATCGTCTGGGCGCTGGACGGCGTGCCCCGGCTGGTCGACCCGGCCGCGCACGGCGGGCACCGGGAGACCGACCTGGCGATGCTGGCGTTGTTCGGTACGCCGCACCTGGACCGGCTGGTGGCCGCGTACGACGAGGTGTTCCCGCTGGCCGACGGCTGGCGCGACCGCGTTGCCCTGCACCAGCTCCATCCGCTGCTCACCCACGCGGCCGCGTTCGGTGGGGGGTACGGCGCCCGCGCCGGACAGGCCGCCCGGTCACTCACCGCGGCCCTCGCCACCCGGGGCGCGGAGACCGAGGCCTGA
- a CDS encoding nitroreductase family deazaflavin-dependent oxidoreductase — MPDHADHADHADHADHAELADRLTVDLTTRGRRSGRPLRVEIWWFHVDGRFVITGTPGPRHWYANVLADPHVIVHVDGLDLPALARPVTDHQARRRVFTDPRTGWYREQAGLDELVRTSPMIELEFTEPGPPGPR, encoded by the coding sequence ATGCCCGACCACGCCGACCACGCCGACCACGCCGACCACGCCGACCACGCCGAACTGGCCGACCGGTTGACCGTCGACCTCACCACCAGGGGACGCCGCAGCGGGCGGCCGCTGCGGGTGGAGATCTGGTGGTTCCACGTGGACGGAAGGTTCGTCATCACCGGGACGCCGGGGCCTCGGCACTGGTACGCCAACGTGCTCGCCGACCCGCACGTCATCGTGCACGTCGACGGCCTGGACCTGCCGGCGCTCGCCCGGCCGGTCACCGATCACCAGGCGCGACGCCGGGTGTTCACCGACCCGCGGACCGGGTGGTACCGCGAGCAGGCCGGCCTCGACGAGCTCGTCCGGACCTCGCCGATGATCGAGTTGGAGTTCACCGAGCCTGGCCCGCCCGGACCGCGCTGA
- a CDS encoding PadR family transcriptional regulator: MTRHTPPFEKFGAGEFAPERPERPGRPGRPGKSGRPGPFGHARFGPFGSTGFEPPGPHQGDEFADAGEYDVPGDPEGHFRGHFFGAHADEGRGGGRGRGGRGRGGGRGRPGGFGPGGFGPGGFGGFGFGGPGGPGGPGGWGRGGWGPPFGPGRGPRARRGDVRSGILHLLADTGRPMHGYEMIRELAERSGGAWRPSAGSIYPTLQLLEDEGLVSSTEAAGKRSYALTDAGREHVATHGGQAPWEEFADPADSPWHDLRNAGMGLAAAAMQGAQVADEDQLARIVDTLHEARSKIYRILGEDPPRGDADATEEGDGDEDEDS, from the coding sequence ATGACTCGGCACACACCACCTTTCGAGAAGTTCGGCGCCGGCGAGTTCGCGCCCGAACGCCCGGAGCGGCCCGGGCGACCTGGACGGCCCGGAAAATCCGGACGGCCCGGGCCGTTCGGGCATGCACGGTTCGGCCCGTTCGGGTCCACCGGCTTCGAGCCGCCCGGCCCACACCAGGGCGACGAGTTCGCCGACGCCGGTGAGTACGACGTCCCCGGCGACCCGGAGGGACATTTCCGCGGCCACTTCTTCGGCGCGCACGCAGACGAGGGACGCGGCGGCGGCCGCGGCCGCGGCGGACGGGGACGTGGCGGCGGACGAGGACGCCCCGGCGGCTTCGGCCCGGGAGGGTTCGGTCCCGGCGGGTTCGGGGGCTTCGGGTTCGGCGGTCCCGGCGGGCCCGGCGGCCCTGGCGGCTGGGGACGCGGCGGCTGGGGTCCACCGTTCGGGCCCGGTCGCGGCCCGCGAGCGCGTCGCGGTGACGTCCGGTCCGGAATCCTCCATCTGCTCGCCGACACCGGCCGGCCGATGCACGGCTACGAGATGATCCGGGAGCTCGCCGAACGCAGCGGCGGCGCCTGGCGCCCCAGCGCGGGCTCGATCTACCCCACCCTGCAGTTGCTCGAGGACGAGGGCCTGGTCAGCTCCACCGAGGCGGCCGGCAAGCGGTCCTACGCCCTGACCGACGCCGGCCGCGAGCACGTCGCCACCCATGGGGGACAGGCGCCGTGGGAGGAGTTCGCCGACCCCGCCGACTCGCCGTGGCACGACCTGCGGAACGCCGGGATGGGCCTGGCCGCCGCCGCGATGCAGGGCGCCCAGGTCGCCGACGAGGACCAGCTCGCGAGGATCGTCGACACCCTGCACGAGGCCCGGTCGAAGATCTACCGGATCCTCGGCGAGGACCCGCCCCGCGGAGATGCGGACGCGACGGAGGAAGGCGACGGGGACGAGGACGAGGACAGCTGA
- a CDS encoding ABC transporter ATP-binding protein has product MTTQTQDTTKTSGDEADENAQNARNAADAQPAEDWRGVAAEGQDDIGDKASVFLRERSRKLLGDLLRPYRKLIALLIVAVVVENAARLAIPYLVKVGIDRGIPPLVHNEGATTLVTVVVALVVAAVTQAITRQLFLQLSGRIGQEVLLHLRRRIFNHFQKLSLSFHEKYTSGRVISRLTSDIEAIYELLQSGFDSMVSAVLTLVGTAVLLLILDVNLGLVALVPIPILLFFTQWFRKKSSLAYRRTRETVAVVIVHFVESMGGIRAVQAFRREPRNQQIFEKVNADYRDANMQGMRLIAVFMPGVKAIGNVTVAAVLLYGGWLAFHDAVTVGVLAAFLLYLRQFYEPMQEISQFYNTFQSASAALEKLSGVLEEKPEVAEPAEPVKLDNARGEVHFDHVEFGYVEGRPVLPELDLRMPAGQTVALVGATGAGKTTLAKLLSRFYDPIKGSVRLDGVDLRDLDEATLRKAVVMVTQENFLFTGSVADNIRFGRPNATMKEVVAAARAIGADEFIEALPDAYDTQVGKRGGRLSAGQRQLIAFARAFLADPAVLILDEATSSLDVPSERLVQRALRTILADRTALIIAHRLSTVEIADRVLVMEQGRVVEDGSPSQLIEQTGRFADLHNAWLESLA; this is encoded by the coding sequence GTGACGACCCAGACCCAGGACACGACGAAGACCTCCGGTGACGAGGCCGACGAGAACGCACAGAACGCACGGAACGCCGCCGACGCCCAGCCGGCGGAGGACTGGCGGGGTGTCGCGGCCGAAGGGCAGGACGACATCGGCGACAAGGCGTCGGTGTTCCTCCGGGAGCGTTCCCGGAAGCTGCTCGGCGACCTGCTGCGCCCTTACCGCAAGCTGATCGCGCTGCTGATCGTGGCGGTGGTCGTCGAGAACGCCGCCCGGCTGGCCATTCCGTACCTCGTGAAGGTCGGTATCGACCGCGGCATCCCGCCGCTGGTCCACAACGAGGGTGCCACCACGCTGGTCACCGTCGTGGTGGCGCTGGTGGTGGCGGCGGTCACCCAGGCCATCACCCGGCAGCTGTTCCTGCAGCTGTCCGGGCGGATCGGCCAGGAGGTGCTGCTGCACCTGCGGCGGCGGATCTTCAACCACTTCCAGAAGCTGTCGCTGTCGTTCCACGAGAAGTACACCTCCGGTCGGGTGATCTCCCGCCTGACCTCCGACATCGAGGCGATCTACGAGCTGCTGCAGTCCGGCTTCGACAGCATGGTGAGCGCGGTGCTCACCCTCGTCGGTACGGCCGTGCTGTTGCTGATCCTCGACGTCAACCTCGGTCTGGTGGCGCTGGTCCCGATCCCGATCCTGCTGTTCTTCACGCAGTGGTTCCGGAAGAAGTCCAGCCTCGCCTACCGCAGGACGCGGGAGACGGTGGCGGTCGTCATCGTGCACTTCGTGGAGTCGATGGGCGGCATCCGCGCGGTGCAGGCGTTCCGTCGTGAGCCGCGCAACCAGCAGATCTTCGAGAAGGTCAACGCCGACTACCGCGACGCCAACATGCAGGGCATGCGACTGATCGCGGTCTTCATGCCGGGCGTGAAGGCGATCGGCAACGTCACGGTGGCGGCGGTGCTGTTGTACGGCGGCTGGCTCGCGTTCCACGACGCGGTGACCGTCGGTGTGCTGGCGGCGTTCCTGCTGTACCTCCGGCAGTTCTACGAGCCGATGCAGGAGATCAGCCAGTTCTACAACACGTTCCAGTCGGCCAGCGCCGCACTGGAGAAGCTGTCCGGTGTGCTGGAGGAGAAGCCGGAGGTGGCCGAGCCCGCCGAGCCGGTCAAGCTCGACAACGCCCGCGGCGAGGTGCACTTCGACCACGTGGAGTTCGGGTACGTCGAGGGCCGGCCGGTGCTGCCGGAGCTGGACCTGCGGATGCCCGCGGGCCAGACGGTCGCGTTGGTGGGTGCGACCGGCGCCGGCAAGACGACGCTGGCGAAGCTGCTGTCCCGCTTCTACGACCCGATCAAGGGAAGCGTACGTCTGGACGGGGTCGACCTGCGCGACCTCGACGAGGCCACGCTCCGCAAGGCCGTGGTCATGGTGACCCAGGAGAACTTCCTGTTCACCGGCTCGGTGGCCGACAACATCAGGTTCGGCCGGCCGAACGCCACGATGAAGGAGGTCGTGGCGGCGGCCCGGGCCATCGGCGCGGACGAGTTCATCGAGGCGCTGCCGGACGCGTACGACACCCAGGTGGGCAAGCGGGGTGGCCGGCTGTCGGCCGGGCAGCGGCAGCTGATCGCGTTCGCCCGGGCGTTCCTCGCCGACCCCGCGGTGCTGATCCTCGACGAGGCGACGTCCAGCCTGGACGTCCCGAGCGAGCGGCTGGTGCAGCGGGCACTGCGGACGATCCTCGCGGACCGTACGGCGCTGATCATCGCCCACCGGCTGTCCACGGTGGAGATCGCCGACCGGGTACTGGTCATGGAGCAGGGCCGGGTGGTCGAGGACGGGTCGCCCAGCCAGCTGATCGAGCAGACCGGGCGGTTCGCCGACCTGCACAACGCGTGGTTGGAGAGCCTGGCCTGA
- the aroA gene encoding 3-phosphoshikimate 1-carboxyvinyltransferase, translated as MTDVAIPGSKSLTARALFLAACADGTSVLHRPLWSDDTEAFAAGLAALGYAVDVRPDRCTVRGSTSGPPAPGADVFCRDAGTAARFLPTLGALGHGVFAFDGSEQLRRRPLGPLVGALAALGVDVRAEEREGHLPVTVRGAGLKGGALTLDAGLSSQFLTGLLLAAPLMTEGLEVTVTDLVSVPYVEMTLAMMRRFGVQATRTGDTFTVPPGRYRAGDYLVEPDASTASYFLAAAALTGRSVTVPGLGADALQGDVRFAEVLGRMGADVTLAADSVTVTGPERLSGVTVNMRDISDTMPTLAAIAPFADGPVRIEDVYNTRVKECDRLDACATNLARLGVRVETGRDWIQVWPGTPRAAEIDCRGDHRIAMSFSVTGLRTPGLTLDDPGCVKKTFPEFHEVLADLVREWSHDS; from the coding sequence GTGACGGACGTCGCGATCCCGGGGTCGAAGTCGCTCACCGCCCGGGCGTTGTTCCTCGCGGCCTGCGCGGACGGCACGTCGGTGCTGCACCGGCCGCTGTGGTCGGACGACACCGAGGCGTTCGCCGCCGGCCTGGCCGCGCTGGGATACGCCGTCGACGTACGCCCGGACCGGTGCACGGTGCGGGGCAGCACGTCCGGCCCGCCCGCCCCCGGCGCGGACGTGTTCTGCCGGGACGCCGGTACGGCCGCACGCTTCCTGCCCACGCTGGGAGCCCTCGGGCACGGCGTGTTCGCGTTCGACGGTTCGGAGCAGTTGCGCCGCCGCCCGCTCGGCCCGCTCGTCGGCGCGCTCGCCGCGCTGGGAGTCGACGTCCGCGCCGAGGAGCGCGAGGGGCACCTCCCGGTCACCGTCCGCGGCGCCGGGCTGAAGGGCGGCGCGCTCACCCTGGACGCCGGGCTGTCGTCGCAGTTCCTGACCGGGCTGCTGCTCGCGGCGCCGCTGATGACCGAGGGCCTCGAGGTCACCGTGACCGACCTGGTGTCGGTGCCGTACGTCGAGATGACGCTGGCGATGATGCGGCGGTTCGGGGTGCAGGCGACCCGCACCGGCGACACGTTCACGGTGCCGCCGGGCCGCTACCGCGCCGGTGACTACCTCGTGGAGCCGGACGCGTCCACGGCGAGCTACTTCCTCGCTGCGGCCGCCCTGACCGGCCGTTCGGTCACCGTTCCAGGGCTCGGCGCGGACGCGCTGCAGGGTGACGTCCGGTTCGCCGAGGTGCTGGGACGGATGGGCGCGGACGTGACGCTGGCCGCGGACTCGGTCACCGTCACCGGACCCGAGCGGCTGTCCGGCGTCACGGTCAACATGCGCGACATCTCCGACACGATGCCGACGCTGGCCGCGATCGCGCCGTTCGCCGACGGGCCGGTGCGGATCGAGGACGTCTACAACACCCGGGTCAAGGAGTGCGACCGGCTGGACGCCTGCGCGACCAACCTGGCCCGGCTCGGTGTCCGGGTGGAGACCGGCCGCGACTGGATCCAGGTGTGGCCGGGCACGCCGCGGGCGGCCGAGATCGACTGCCGCGGCGACCACCGGATCGCGATGAGCTTCTCCGTCACCGGCCTGCGGACGCCGGGGCTGACGCTGGACGATCCGGGGTGTGTGAAGAAGACGTTCCCGGAGTTCCACGAGGTGCTCGCCGATCTGGTCCGCGAGTGGTCTCACGACTCCTGA
- a CDS encoding ABC transporter ATP-binding protein, translating to MPSDTSATAVANQPNQPGTTDNSRSRLRSLDSLWRLRTYLRPYVGRLIVMFAAALLGVGASLAIPLVTKHIIDGPIAERDTRGLVLLGLLAVVLGLVEAFLIFLRRWIQSVAVLGLETEIRDDIYAHLQRLPMSFHGGWQSGQLLSRITTDLSIIRRFLGFGIIFLVTNVVQLAVVTVLLLQMYWPLGLLVAATAAPVIVLSARFQKRYIRISRAVQDQQGDLATVVEEGAVGIRVIKAFGRRHHMYDTFDEQARLVYDTSMDKVRLSSRFWTFLGFVPNLTLTFVLLFGALAVGKGALTLGDLVAFSTLVLQLVWPIASLGQILAMAQEAMTGSDRVMEVLDTEPAIEGGSEEAPRAAGHLRFEGVGFHFPDEDTPVLHDVWLDVAPGETVAVVGATGSGKTTLTALVPRLHDVTAGRVTIDGRDVRDLTLPALRSIVATAFEEPTLFSMSVRENLTLGRTDATEEEVHQALEVAQARFVHDLPWGLDTRIGEQGLSLSGGQRQRLALARAVLTRPKILVLDDTLSALDVETEALVEKALRHVLAEATGIVVAHRASTVLLADKVALLQGGTVTHVGTHQELLADVPAYRELLGQDADLDAEEVYS from the coding sequence ATGCCATCAGATACCTCGGCGACGGCTGTCGCCAACCAGCCCAACCAGCCCGGCACCACCGACAACTCCAGATCCCGGCTCCGTAGCCTCGACTCGCTGTGGCGGTTGCGGACCTACCTCCGGCCCTACGTCGGCCGGCTGATCGTGATGTTCGCCGCGGCACTTCTCGGTGTCGGCGCGAGCCTGGCGATCCCTCTGGTCACCAAGCACATCATCGACGGACCGATCGCAGAACGTGACACCCGCGGTCTGGTCCTCCTGGGCCTGCTGGCGGTCGTACTCGGACTCGTCGAGGCCTTCCTCATCTTCCTTCGTCGCTGGATCCAGTCCGTGGCCGTGCTCGGCCTGGAGACCGAGATCCGCGACGACATCTACGCTCACCTGCAGCGACTGCCGATGAGCTTCCACGGCGGCTGGCAGAGCGGCCAGCTGCTGTCCCGGATCACCACCGACCTGTCGATCATCCGGCGGTTCCTCGGATTCGGCATCATCTTCCTCGTCACCAACGTCGTCCAGCTGGCCGTCGTCACGGTGCTACTGCTGCAGATGTACTGGCCGCTGGGGCTGCTGGTGGCGGCGACCGCGGCGCCGGTCATCGTGCTGTCGGCGCGGTTCCAGAAGCGCTACATCCGGATCTCCCGCGCGGTGCAGGACCAGCAGGGTGACCTCGCCACCGTCGTCGAGGAGGGCGCGGTCGGGATCCGGGTCATCAAGGCGTTCGGCCGCCGGCACCACATGTACGACACCTTCGACGAGCAGGCCCGCCTGGTCTACGACACGTCGATGGACAAGGTGCGGCTGTCGTCGAGGTTCTGGACGTTCCTCGGCTTCGTCCCCAACCTCACTCTCACCTTCGTCCTGCTGTTCGGCGCTCTGGCCGTCGGCAAGGGCGCGTTGACGCTCGGCGACCTGGTGGCGTTCAGCACCCTGGTGCTGCAGCTGGTGTGGCCGATCGCCTCGCTGGGGCAGATCCTCGCCATGGCGCAGGAGGCGATGACCGGCTCCGACCGGGTGATGGAGGTGCTCGACACCGAGCCGGCCATCGAGGGCGGTTCGGAGGAGGCGCCCCGCGCGGCCGGTCACCTGCGGTTCGAGGGCGTGGGCTTCCACTTCCCCGACGAGGACACCCCGGTGCTGCACGACGTGTGGCTCGACGTCGCGCCCGGTGAGACGGTGGCGGTCGTGGGCGCGACCGGTTCCGGCAAGACCACGTTGACGGCGCTGGTGCCCCGCTTGCACGACGTCACCGCGGGCCGGGTGACCATCGACGGGCGCGACGTCCGCGATCTCACCCTCCCGGCACTGCGCTCGATCGTGGCCACCGCGTTCGAGGAGCCCACGCTGTTCTCCATGAGCGTGCGGGAGAATCTCACTCTCGGTCGCACCGACGCGACCGAGGAGGAGGTCCACCAGGCGCTCGAGGTCGCCCAGGCGAGGTTCGTGCACGACCTGCCGTGGGGCCTGGACACCCGGATCGGCGAGCAGGGCCTGTCGCTGTCCGGTGGCCAGCGGCAGCGACTGGCGCTGGCCCGGGCTGTGCTCACCAGGCCGAAGATCCTGGTGCTCGACGACACGCTCTCCGCGCTGGACGTGGAGACCGAGGCGCTGGTGGAGAAGGCGCTGCGGCACGTGCTCGCCGAGGCCACCGGCATCGTGGTCGCCCACCGGGCGTCGACGGTGCTGCTGGCGGACAAGGTTGCCCTGCTGCAGGGCGGCACGGTGACCCACGTCGGCACCCACCAGGAGCTGCTCGCGGACGTGCCCGCCTACCGCGAGCTGCTCGGCCAGGACGCGGATCTCGACGCTGAGGAGGTGTACTCGTGA
- a CDS encoding DUF3159 domain-containing protein translates to MRADKVGERDSHHSDDHSGDHSGERDSLAQVLGGWDASVDAALPPVAFVAGWLLTGNSVGWGVAAALAVGVLVAAFRWSRGARPRAVLLGMLGVAVAAVVVLRTGRAADFFLVQLATNAASGLAWIVSIVVRRPLLGIVVGAALRQRGRWRHDADLLRAYGLASWVWVGQYAVRVSVFGALYAADEVLALAAARAALTWPLVAACVAVSAWVLRRSLPAGHPGFRRPRVEAS, encoded by the coding sequence GTGCGGGCAGACAAGGTCGGCGAGCGCGACTCACACCATTCCGACGACCATTCGGGCGACCATTCGGGCGAACGGGACTCGCTGGCCCAGGTGCTCGGCGGCTGGGACGCCTCCGTCGACGCCGCGCTGCCGCCGGTCGCGTTCGTGGCCGGCTGGCTGCTCACCGGCAACTCGGTGGGATGGGGCGTCGCGGCCGCGCTGGCCGTCGGGGTCCTGGTCGCGGCGTTCCGGTGGTCGCGAGGCGCCCGGCCGCGCGCCGTCCTGCTCGGGATGCTCGGGGTCGCGGTCGCCGCCGTGGTCGTCCTCCGCACCGGCCGGGCCGCCGACTTCTTCCTGGTCCAGCTCGCCACCAACGCCGCCAGCGGGCTGGCCTGGATCGTCAGCATCGTGGTTCGCCGGCCGCTGCTCGGCATCGTCGTGGGCGCCGCACTCCGGCAGCGCGGACGCTGGCGCCATGACGCCGACCTGCTCCGGGCGTACGGCCTGGCCTCCTGGGTCTGGGTCGGTCAGTACGCCGTACGGGTGAGCGTCTTCGGCGCGCTGTACGCCGCCGACGAGGTGCTGGCGCTCGCCGCCGCCCGGGCCGCGCTCACCTGGCCACTGGTCGCGGCGTGCGTCGCGGTGAGCGCGTGGGTGCTGCGGCGTTCGCTGCCGGCCGGACATCCCGGCTTCCGGCGACCGCGCGTCGAGGCTTCCTGA
- a CDS encoding low molecular weight protein-tyrosine-phosphatase: MQLPPPRDPSAYHLSLVCLGNICRSPIAAVVVRRQLVEAGLAAVRVDSAGLGGWHVGEEMDPRSARVLVASGYDRDEVSAHRAQQFDRGWFEGRDLVLGMDDANLDGLRRLAGPADRHRVGLFGWFGTNVGEIPDPYTAGGEAFDEVLELVEEAAAGLVEELGPLLRPTG, from the coding sequence GTGCAGCTTCCTCCGCCTCGCGACCCGTCCGCGTATCACCTGAGCCTGGTCTGCCTGGGCAACATCTGCCGGTCACCGATCGCGGCGGTGGTCGTACGCCGGCAACTCGTCGAAGCCGGGCTCGCCGCGGTCCGGGTGGACAGCGCCGGCCTCGGCGGCTGGCACGTCGGCGAGGAGATGGACCCGCGCTCGGCGCGCGTACTGGTCGCCTCGGGGTACGACCGGGACGAGGTGTCCGCCCACCGGGCCCAGCAGTTCGACCGCGGCTGGTTCGAAGGCCGCGACCTGGTGCTCGGCATGGACGACGCCAACCTCGATGGCCTGCGCCGGCTCGCCGGGCCGGCCGACCGGCACCGGGTGGGGCTGTTCGGCTGGTTCGGAACGAACGTGGGTGAGATCCCCGACCCCTACACCGCCGGCGGCGAGGCGTTCGACGAGGTGCTCGAACTGGTCGAGGAGGCGGCCGCCGGGCTGGTCGAGGAACTCGGCCCGCTCCTGCGGCCCACCGGCTGA
- a CDS encoding GNAT family N-acetyltransferase, with translation MGVAADLCGLIRDHDGPALRVTALVRDRRHRILLLRRPDGAPRPGTWEPVVADVPVGTTAGEALRHAVTRSTGWTVRAVEPIIEPAAPVPNGSGRTGRPVRRELRFLVTAAQAAAAEPAAAPDLTGTGHDAFTWAGLGDTGWLRSPGTVADPGLTETVVKAARTRLTRRLRLEPIGPEHGTDLWRLHARPEVADWLGGAWTRESGRRSVLRLRAGWDAAGFGTWAAYDRDDGELVGRGGIAPYVLDGRSTHEIGWTVRPERWGRGYATEMGAAGLVLAFTELGAREVVAFTLPHNARSRAVMDRLGMRFAREVPHAGMRHVLYVVRPAAVNLPGQMRPEAQQGLAVSPGHLGFSGASSCPDRLS, from the coding sequence ATGGGTGTCGCGGCGGACCTGTGCGGGCTGATCCGCGACCATGACGGGCCCGCGCTGCGGGTGACCGCACTCGTCCGCGACCGGCGGCACCGGATCCTGCTGCTGCGCCGGCCCGACGGGGCGCCGCGGCCCGGCACGTGGGAGCCCGTCGTCGCCGACGTCCCGGTCGGTACGACCGCCGGGGAAGCCCTCCGCCACGCCGTCACCCGGTCGACCGGCTGGACCGTCCGTGCGGTCGAGCCGATCATCGAGCCCGCCGCGCCGGTCCCGAACGGGTCAGGTCGTACGGGCCGGCCGGTCCGTCGCGAGCTCCGTTTCCTGGTCACCGCGGCCCAGGCTGCGGCTGCCGAGCCCGCGGCGGCGCCCGACCTCACCGGCACCGGCCACGACGCGTTCACCTGGGCCGGACTCGGCGACACCGGATGGCTGCGGTCGCCGGGAACCGTGGCCGACCCCGGCCTGACCGAGACGGTGGTGAAGGCCGCGCGTACCCGGCTGACCCGGAGGCTGCGGCTGGAGCCGATCGGGCCCGAACACGGGACGGACCTGTGGCGCCTGCACGCCAGGCCGGAGGTGGCGGACTGGCTCGGCGGTGCGTGGACGCGGGAGTCCGGCCGCCGGAGCGTACTGCGCCTGCGGGCCGGCTGGGACGCGGCGGGGTTCGGCACGTGGGCCGCCTACGACCGTGACGACGGCGAGCTGGTCGGCCGGGGCGGCATCGCTCCGTACGTCCTCGACGGCCGTTCCACGCACGAGATCGGGTGGACGGTACGCCCGGAGCGGTGGGGCCGCGGCTACGCCACCGAGATGGGTGCGGCCGGCCTGGTGCTCGCGTTCACCGAGCTCGGTGCGCGGGAGGTGGTCGCCTTCACGTTGCCGCACAACGCGCGTTCACGTGCGGTGATGGACCGGTTGGGAATGCGCTTCGCCCGCGAGGTCCCGCACGCCGGGATGCGTCACGTGCTGTATGTCGTACGTCCGGCTGCGGTGAACCTGCCTGGCCAGATGCGGCCAGAAGCCCAACAGGGCTTGGCGGTCTCCCCCGGGCATCTCGGTTTCTCCGGTGCGAGTAGTTGTCCGGACCGATTATCCTGA